The genomic interval GTTGTTGAAGGCATCCAACAGGGCAAAGAAGGTGCCAATGACAAAAACATAGGTAAACTGGTCGAGTGccatgttggctgttggttgttgagagtgCTTGAACTACCTGGCGAAGGTCTGTCGGAGTTCATGGTCGGCAACTCTGCCTTTTGTCTCTTCCATTTTGAGGTGATCAGTGTCCATTCGGCTGGCTTGTCCTCATCTGTTTACCGAAACTGAACGCCATGAGGTGGTGACAGAACGAGGGCATTCTCAGTTCTGTCGTTCTTCTATGCATCTTGCTCGTCCAGTCAGCGTATTCCATATGCCCACGTGAAGACGGGAAATGCTAGGAGTGGCCCGCAAAATGCTGGCTAAACCCACTTCAGAGGTTGTGTTACATGCGAGGTAGCAGAAGAAAGATGCAGGGTCTCTGGTATGTGGCCAATGAAACGAGGGGAGCCAGCTAGGGGCTGAAGATCGGCGCCGGTCTCCGATGGATGACCGGAAGAAACTGAGGGTTGAGGAAAGAAATAACGCAGGTCATGACGCCTCTCAAGAGGCGTGCCACTCgaatggtggtggaaaaggaagacGCATGCCCAGCCGGAACCCTTCCATTCGCTCGGGACCTTGGCTAAGGCTTGTTTAGGTCAAGCATTCTTAGCGCCAAGGCAGGGCAGGGGCCGAGGGGCTAGACCACGTTCCATGCAAAGTTCCTAAAGACTTCTACTCTGCCTCTGTCTCCTTGACTAAAATCCCAAACTGACTCGTGTTCGGGGGCTGGCTCGCACTTTCCGCACCTGCGCCGCTTTCACACCTGTGTTGCTGCACTCTTCCCGCCGTTGAaccgttgttggtgatgctgtcgGTCAGACTAAGTCATCGCCGAAGGACTTGTGCCTCTGGATCAATCTCGACAGCCTCTGAGGAAGTCTGTCTGTGTTTTGATATCATGGAATCAATGTCCAACCGCAAGTCCAAAGTCCCTGGCCATGAATTTTTTTAGTACCTAGGTGGTCTCAGTTTCCGTCATTCACAATGAAGCTACGCCATCTCGGTCTTGTTTGCGCTTGCGTCCGCCTTATCTCTGGCCACCGCCTCGAGAAACCAGCACCTCTACCACTCGCCACGCGGATTGTTACCCAGTTTCCCAATCCGACATGGATAGAAAACATCGCTGTCTGGTCGAATGGTGACCTCCTCATTACCGAGCTCCTTCCGAAACCCATTCTCTACACCATCGTAAATCCTGCCAGCTCAGCTCCACAGGTCCGCCTACTCCGTGACTTTTCTGCCAAAGAACCCCCTGTAGAAGGCTTGACAGGCATCGCCGAAACATTGCATGACGTGTTCGTCTTTGTCGGTGGCAGCACGACAAATCTTTCATTCCATGCTTGGAGCGTCAACTTCACTTCCGCAGCCCACAATCCCTCAACAACTACCGATCCTATTATCAAGAAGATTGCCGAGCTCAAAGATGTCAAGCTTCCTAACGGCGTTGCCACCCTTCCCGGCTCCCCGTCTTCCGTGTTGATTGCAGATTCTTTGGCCGGTCTGGCCTGGCGCCTGGACATTCTGACAGGAAAGTCCATCGTCGCTGCACAGACTCTTGAGATGGGGGCTCCCTCAAACGAGACGGACCCCCGCAAGAGAGTTGGCATCAACGGCATCAAAGTGCATGGTGGATTTCTCTAtttcagcaacagcaactcaAGATCCGTCTACAGGGTCAAGATCAGGAAAGACGGCACACGAGACCCCAGCGCCCATGCGCAGCTAGTTGGCCGCTTACCGGAGAACGTGTCGTTCCTGGATGATTTTGCAGTTACCAGTcatggtggaaaaggggcaactGTATTTGGGACAACCTCTTCTGACAATCGGCTGTGGGCATTTGTGCAGGGGAAGAGTCCGGTGGTTGTTGCCGGCGAACTGGACAAGTTGACATTGGCGGGCTCGACAGCAGCCTCGTTCGGGAGAGGGAAACGTGATAGAGACATCCTGTATGTAGTCACATCGGGAGGGGTGGCGAAGCCATTGAATGGAAGTCTGACAGAAGGGGGAAAGGTCGCGGCGGTAGACTTGAGGACCTTTTGTCCATCCATTATGATCGGGTAGAGtaaccagcaccaccactgctcAGCGGCTTTGTGGGTTGATGCATCTGCCATTGTTGGAGACGTCAAAGAGGCCACTGCCTGAATAGGTAGACTGCCTACCAGCTTGCAAGAACTTATCACCAAGCATAAAATGAACCAGATTAGGACTCAACAGCAGTATGACTGCTCTTCATTAGGCACTCCAAAACGCTAGGGGTATAAAATTTTAAAACTAATCACAATCAAAACCAGAAAACCCAAACCAGTCATTACTCAAACCCGTTTCTTCCGCCGGCTTCCCCTCTCATCATTGCGTTTTGTCTATGGGTCTCTTGACAAACACGCTGCGCTCCCACCCGTCGATTTCATCATACAGCGTCACTCTGTCGAGCTCATAGCCGCCAATTTTGGGCAAAATCTTGGCCCAGATGACCCAGTACACCCCACCAGCAATAATGATGCCAAAGCCGACAACACAGTGAAGCCAGTATGGCAACTCGTCGTAGATGTTCTGACCATCCTCGGGGGGTACAAATGGCGCAATGACAAGGTAAATGTTGctgaggaaaaagaagatgACAACGGGCAGGGTGGCCGAGATAGGAGGGTTCCAGTTCCACGCCTTCCGGTTGAGGTAGAGGTAGATCAGGCCAAGAGCGACAAaagtgttgatgatggccaagGGGTACgagatgaggttgagaatgAAGTTGTAGGCATcgccgggaggaggggcaagcatgatgatgaccgaGACGGCCCAGTGCTCAAACAGACCCGCGGTGGGGGCGTTGAAAGGTCTGTTGCTGGCCCAGAAGCGGGAGTAGGGAAGGATACCCTCACGGCCGAGCTCCTGAACCAGACGCCCCTGAGAAAAGATGACAGACAGAACATTGCCAAAGGCAGACAAGGCAACAAAGACGGAAAGGGCGCGCTCGGCAGTACCGCCAAAAACATTTCTGAAGAGCGAAGCAGCCACCAGGCGCTGGGCAGCGAGAATCTCGTCCTTGGGGACGGCGGCGAAGTAGGCAATGTTGACAAACATGTAGAGGACTGAGATGACGCCGATGGCCAGAGGAGCGGCGATCTTGAGGGTGCGGACTGGGTTCTTGGTCTCGGAGAGGGCGTAGTTGGCGTTGCTGTAGCCGATGTAACTCCAGATGACGTTGTAGAGGGCCGTCACAACACCATAGGCAGATCCAGTGGTGCCCTCAAACGCATCCCTGAAGTTGTGGGGCTTCTCGTCTTCAGGAAGCTTGACATGGCCGGCGAGAGCGACCCAGCCGgcaacgacgatgatgaggatgatgatgaccttgatggtgccgaggaggttttgCAGGCGGATCCCCCACTTGACGCTGGTGGCGTGGATCaggaaggcggtggtgatgcaaGCCAACCCGATGCCGCGCTGGTTCCACCGATCGACTTCGACGCCGGCAGCATGGAGAATGTACTcgctgagaaggagaaggttaGTCAGTTTCAAGTGCTCACATCACATCTTGCCaggcgggagaggtggaCATACCCAAAGACGACCGAGTTACCGCTGGCCCAACCAAGGAGAACAACGTAGCCAGTGTAGAGGCCAGTGGTGAGGAACTTTGGCTTGCGGAAAACGTATTCGAGGTAGTTCTTTTCGCCTCCGTTCTTGGGGATGGCAGTGCCGAACTCGAGATAGACAGCCGTGCCGGCAAGGGCAATCAGCATGCCGGCAACCCAGATGAACAACGACAGACCGACACTGCCGGAAAGCTTCAAGATGGAGCCGGGCGTGGCAAAGATGCCAGTGCCGATAACCCGGTTGACGATCAGAAAGACTGCAGAGACGATGCCAATCTGGCGTTTGGCTTCGCTGGCGCGCTGCAGTTGACCTGGACCACATATGTATGTTAGCTGCGTCGAACAGGATCAAAGAGAAGAGACAAATATCATGTACATACCCACTTCACTGCCCCCTTCGGAGTTGGCGAGGGTGCCCGGCTCCTTGAAGTCATGGCTATCACCCTCGGGGGCGGATCCCGTGAACTTGGACATGCTGCTGGCCCTGTGTGATTGGCGGGTGGGCTTGGAGGCTGGACGGAGCGGGTGGTTGTTCCAGAAAACAGCAGTTCGTCTGGTTGAAGCTATCGGTTTTATCTATTTCTGCTGGCCATGTCCCAGAACTTCAGATGGCAGCGGCTGATCCGTGTCTCGGCAAGGCTTCACAGGGATGGACCTGTCGCCACCGATGCTGGGCCTCGCTCGTCACCACAGACCTAGAGCCAAAGAGGCAGGAGATCAAGTCAGTTCTGCATCCCACGTCGACGGATCCCTGACTATATGGAACGCACAGAGTGGGCACATTTTGCTGTGCAATGCCGCTCTCACTGGCTCCAACCCTGCTTGTACGTCATAGTATCCGCGGCGGCGATGTCGTGATTTGGCGTCATGGCACCAACCACGAAAAATTTTtatcctccttcccaacgGCCGCCCCCGGGACACAAGCACGGTCAGCCCAAGAGCTCAAACCCATGTTTTCGATGGCCGGTTTCTGCAAGTCTGGCCGGGCCGAGGGTGCTACCGTGCCACCGGCCACGGGAAGTTTAATTTGTCTCTGCACCGTCTCTTTGGCCATGCCGCGCATCACGTCAATCCAAGCTCCACTTTGTGCCATCTGCTCGGTGAGGCTGTCTGTTGGACCATTGAACAATGGCGATGGCGACATTTTagcccccctccaaacaggCAGGTCGACAGCTTGCCCTCTGCTGACCACACGTCCTCGCTTTGCCGCGGCCCATCGTCCCTGCTCCTTGTCGTGCCATCAGTCCTTCGATGTCGATAAATGTCAGATGCCACTCATGCAGGCCGTGGCCTGTCAGGTTCGCTGGTCTCGGTGGAGATAGTTCAcacctcctcatcgacaAACATGAAACCTGACATCCCCTATCTCCAGTTAGGCGACGGCATCCTCTGCTAGTCTTCATCTCTAATCGCCGCCCACTCTGGGGAAGACCCTCCCCTCCGTATACGGCCCGGAGGCGTCGCCGTGGACAACTCCAGACTCGGCTGACAAGGGAGTACCATGATCAATCCCCATTGTTGTTTTGTCCCCGATCTCGGATGCCAGTGCCGCGCTTCAGACTCCACTTCATCCTCAGGTGTTGTAAGGAGCCTGCGATTGCGGATCGAGTAGGCTGATGTGATATGTCTAACAGACGGCAGTTGTCAAACCGCAGCCATAGCCTTTGGACGACGTGCTATCGTTTAGCTGACAATAAAAGGGCACTCGGCATCGTGGGAACTGGACTGGTCGGCAGGTTGAATGTGGTAGACTGTCGAGGTCGGTCATGGAATGTTCAATTGAAAACGGATATCTTAGCATGCTGGTAGTGGAAAAGTCAGCAGACATCTATAAGTCTGAGGGTGCAACACAGCTTACCATAGCTGGGCTGGATCAAGGGCTGACCAGGCAGTCTGATACCACCTGATCGGCCAGGTGTCGAAAGGCCGCCATGAGGGTTTCACAGTGGCGTGCAGTTTTCAACCTCAGGTTCGTGCGAGGTCACTGCTGCCGGGCCTCGGAGGGGATGGCTTCCATTAATAGACAGACATGAAAGAAGCTCAATGTCCGACATTCGCAGTGACGGCATGCTAGCGGATGACGCAATTGCGGAATGGGCCAGTTTGTGACAGTCCAAAATCCCCAGAGCCGCCAATTGACTCCATCAGGTTGGCGAACGACATCCTGAGATTGGGTCAGTTTAGGAACACATCGATGACAGCCGGAGAGTGATCACGCAATCTCTCCACTACGCGCCCATCTCCAAGGCCTCGTGTGGATAACTTGCTGCTCTTTGGGGATTAGACACTCAAACTAAGGTAACTTAGTTGCCGTTGCGGGGGCAGATCATGGCGCTTTCCCGTTGATGCAACCAGGTACCGTATCATTGCAGCACGGCGTCTACTACACCAAGTAGGCCCAGTTATCATGTGCACCTTCCATACTCTCGATAAGGGTCCTGGCACATCCTGGGTGCTTGAACCATGGATGGTTTATGCAGCTCTGGTGATATTAGGCTGTGGGTCCGTTAACCCTGAATCCCTGAGAGTTTGAATGTTTACAACATCAAGCCTTGTCAAGTGGATGTGACATGAAATTGTTCTATAGGTATATTATTTAGTGGAACAAAACAAACTCTGAAAACCACGCAAGCTATTACTTCATGCGCAGCAGATAGGACTTCGTCGAACTTCTGCAAGACCGAGGGCAGGATACCTCGGCTCCTTCTATTAGAGTCTTTTCCCTGATAAAATCAGCCAGAGCCTGTATATTGTATCATGTGTGAGCTTTCAACAGTGTGTTGGTCTAGAACAATACCTACCTGCTCTGTATGGCCCAAGGGTAGATTTACTACCTGAGTTAGATGTGACATATGACAGACCTCCAGTACATTTTGAACATGTAGATCCCTGGTCCAGGGGTGCTCTATGTACACATAACAATTTCATGTTTGATTCAAACCCTATCTGCAATAACTGTgggtaaggtaaggtacctcTGTATGGTGTTGAACAGCCATGTTCTTGGCCCAATGGGAACCTGAAACCAGGCTCAGGACACAAGTACCACTAGTATCAAAATTGAGGATCAACCCCGTAGAAAGCGAGCAATGATCCGTGGACCAACGGgaacaaacaaacaccagaGGATACTGTCTAACCTCGGACTCCGAACGGCCGAAAATATTACCACCCCAAAACATATTCATTGCTCGCAGAGTGACTCATGAGAATGTTACAACAGATACTCCTCAAATGGCTTTAGCCAGCTTGCTGCTATTTCCTGGGAAGTATCATAATGTCTAGACAAAATTTAATCCTGCTTAAGTCCACTAGGACTCATCCCTCCGGCAAATGCGAGCCGGCCATGCACGCCGAGTCAAGCAGACCGAGTTCAATGTAACATGCCTTGAACTAATCACAATAGCATTTGCTTAAACAGGACTAATTGTATGACCGAGCCGCAAAACTGCATGTATGGTCTAACCTGATGCATCCCAAACCGCGTCATCGTGTTCTCGATGTGATCCTTCAAATCAACCCCTTGGTCTTGGCGACAGGACGCACAAAGTATCAGGTCGTCTTCCAGGAATTCTCTCAAAAATTTGCACAAAGGCTCTGGCTGCCTGTCTATGGTGCTCTGCAGATACGGATCATGCAGACGCTTTCACTGAAGCGTGCTGCGGCGGTGGCTGCACACCCTTCcagcctcaagctcaacaaaCGCCTTGCCCGCATTTCTATCCTTATTCTTAGCTTCACCCTATCTGTGGCTCTGTTTGCTTGGACCAAACAGCATGACCGGCACGCCCAGCGATCCTGGCTCTCAGGGCTGTTGCACAGAGCAAAGTATGGTGGAGAACGGGAGACCCCCTTTTACCCTCACgacacaacaaccagctTTTCACCCGTGTCTTTCCCTGCGGATCAAATCGAGAACTTGTCCACCAAAGACATGTGTGCTTCCTTCCCCCACTACCTCATCCGAGAACACATCCAACCAGTCTTGAAGATGGGCCATGGCGAAAACCGCGACATGATCAATGCCCAGCTCAACAGCGTATCCGCCTGCTTCCACCCGGATGAGCTCCTCATTTTCTCAGACCTCCCAGAGACACTGCCAAATGGGCACCAGGCAGtcgacatcctccacaaccttcCGCAGAGGTACAGGATGATCAACGACACCCCCGAAGCCCAACCAGAGCCCGACTTTGCTGCCTACGAAGCCATGCACGACCTCTTCCGAGCCGGGAACCTGACTGCCGAAAACAATCCGACGATGAAGAATAAAAGGACCGGGTGGAGGTTGGACAAGTACAAGTTCCTGGCGCAGGTAGAGCGTGCCTGGACCGAGAGAAAGAACAAGGACTGGTATTTCTTTTACGAGAGCGACACGTTTGTCTCGTGGGACAATGTGTTCCGGTTCCTGTCAACGCTCGATCCCAACAAGGCGCTGTACATGGGGAGCCCTTCTCCAGGCCGTCGCGATCCCAAGACAGATGAGGAGACTTGGTTTGCCAACGGAGGTCCGGGTTATGTGCTTTCGCGGGGCGCGATGAGGGTCCTGTTTGAGAAGAGACCTTCGTCGCGGGAAACGGGGGTGTGGACGGAAGAGCCGTTTCTCCTGAAATACATAAACGTTGTGAGGACAGACCCGTGTGGTGATGCCATTCTGGGTTGGGTGCTTTGGCTCGTAGGGATACGGCTCAGCGGCTTCTTTCCGTCGTTTAACACGTATGCACTACACTCACTACCATACACACAGAGGTTGTGGTGTCAAAGCTTTTTGACTATGCACAAGCTAAGCCCAAAAGAGATGGTCCGGCTTTGGAGATGGGAGTACGGAAACAGGAAGCTGGGTCGGCCGTTGATGTACGCCGACTTGTTCGAGAGCTTCTTCCTGCCGGAGATTGAAGAGGCTGATTCGAGAAACAACTGGGACAATACAAACTGGGATCGGCTGGCGCGTGGCAGTGATGTATACGTTGACAGTGTGGAGGAGTGCCGCGAGGCCTGCGAAAAGAAGACCAGCTGTCTTCAGTATCATTGGAATGGCAAACAAGCCAGAAAGTGTGTATTGATGCCCTTTCTCACACTGGGGCGAGCAAAGGATCCCGAGACAGTGGTGAAGAAagagggcggagaagagCGATTCGTTTACACCAGTGGCTGGATAAAACCTCGCATCAAGAGCTGGGCCAAGGAGCATCCTTGCGCGATACCTGACTGGTTGAGTCCCAGTACTGAAAGGCATTATTGATAAGCGTCACGGTATTTGTCTCCAACCGGAAGATTCATGGATCTTGAAAACAGtacaaaagaagaaacaaaaggcAAAACAAAATACACAGCAAAGAGCTATAGAGACAGCGTTGTCAAAATTCATTGGATATCGTTTTATCCGATCTTCCACCGTCGCTAGGTACCTAAGTCATGACAACCCCGAACGAAGTAAGCAGGCAAGAGTATTTCATCCTAGACAATCCTTCAAGATTCTTACCCTCCCCCGTCGATATCCATAACTCCATGTCTTCTGGCCGCCTCGACAATAGCACACCGGCTGAGCCTGGACAGTTCAGTGATGAACTCTTCAACTAGTTTGAGCTGCAGCATCTCATTTTTGGCAACCTGCTTGATCCTCATATTCCTGATCATTTCAGGCGCCGAGTCTAACAATGCGACATCAGCTTCCGCTTGTGGCTCCAGGGGGTTTAATAAGACGCTGCAGAAGATGTTGAGAACTGCTGACATGGGGTAGAACAGCATCATACAGAATACCTCTGGCGCCATCAGCACGGGAAGCACACTCCTCAGGTAGAGCAACGTAGAACGGCTAGCTTCTACACTCAGAGCCAGACTAGAGCTGACACCCTTCATCTCCTCACCAGGCACCACCTCGCCATGAGCGCCCCAAGCCCGACATCTTCCCGTGGCGCGGTGGATGGTGGCTACCAGGTAATGATACTCAAAATTGATGACAATGGTTCGAACACTGTCGTGGGCTTCACTCAGCGCTTTGTTGACTCCCACATGGCGGGAAATCGAAAGGGCGGGCCTGTGTTTGAGCGGGACAGAGAGCCGCCACTTTTCCAGCTCATCGTCGAGTTCTCGTATATTCCGCAACAGCTCGGCGTCTGTCTTGCGAAGGGCTTCGGCCGAGTAGAGCAGCTGACATGTTTTTGACTTGATGAGCGTCAACCTCAAGTCGCCAGGCAAGCTTGGGATCATGGTCTCATCATCGTGGTCGACTTGCATATACCGGTCGAGGTATTGAGTCAGGGCATAGTTGGGCGGCAGCGACAGGTCGCAATGTTCGTCTGGGATGCAAGGCGGCTGGCCAGTACGCAGAGAGAGCTCCTTGTCAAAGTTGTAGGTCAACCAAAAGAGCTTGCGGAGAAGCTTTGGTGCCCGCGACGCcggcgaagaggatgaccaagggttggcgatggtgtgtGCGCCCAGCATAAACATGATGCGACAGGCGAGGGAGAGACATATGAGAGAGGACTGAACCCGGCCGGCAAAGAGCTGGTACATGGTCTAGTAAGCGGTCAGCAGGTGAGAAATCACGTAGCAGAATTGGGAGCTTGAACACACTGACCAACATGATCATGGTCTGCAAACTAGTCAGAGTAAAATCGCGACGCAGCGCGGCTGGGAGCAAATGCTGAGCCTTTGCAGCCATCACGTCTCCTTCTATTGGCGGCACTACCGGCGATTCGGAGCCCACAAATAAGGTCACCATGCATAGAAAGGCAAAGACACAGGTTTTGGCAACAAGAAGCTCATGGGGACCGGGGCTTCCCAGGCCGTAGGCGGTGTCTATGGTCTCCTCAAACAGAACAGTGTCCAACACAGGGAACACCAACCTGAAGTGAGAGGTGCCAAAGAAGGCGAGGTATCGATCGGTCACGGCCCTGTCCGGCAGGGACGGCGGCTCCTTGATGGGCGGCAGCACATCCTCCTTGCCCAGCTGCGGCGCACCGCGGTCAacttcatcgtcatcccaTACGGCAGGAAATACGGGGGCCTGGCCGGCACGGGAGCGAATCCACTCCCGGCCCGTGGTCGAGAAATGCGGAACTCCGTTGTACGAGCTGATCTCGCCAAGGTGGTACCCGGCAAAGTGCAGCTTGCCGAAACAGGGCCGGGAGCCAGATAcgggggacggtggaggcAGACCCTCGGGATCTCGGCACGGGGAGAAGGTGTTTGTGGAAGAGGACAGCGGCGCTGGAGCGGTCAGAGGGTCCATCAACAGAGCCTCGAGCGGCTGCAGCTTGTGGGTCAGGGTCTCTTCAGGTGCGTGAGGAGTCGGCCTGTTATTTAATCTTGTGCTCGATGGCTTCTTGGACAcgcccctcttcctcgggcGTATCTCACGATCAAAGGTGCATTCGAGGTCATGGTGTTTACACCAGTCACAGGAGGGATGGGCGGGTTCACACTGAATCTACAGCAACAGGAAAAGAGACCAGCGGGACACAGTCAGCAACTGGACGATAACGTGGATGTAATCCGATTCTGGGTTGCACACCTTTCTCTTGTGACACGCATCGCAAGCCCGCTTGCGCCCCATAGTCGgcagcgggagcgggagagtGGCCTTGACAGAGAGCGATGACGCGGGGATTTGAGGCCGCTGACAAAGCGCCCGGTCGGGTTTGATGCGGGTGTGGCAACTGGAGGAAATGGCAGCGGGCAGCGGGCAGCGGGAAGGATGACGCAGGGTGTGTCAATCAATCAGTGGAAGCGACGCGCGACATGGCAGCTGTCAAAAAGTTGCCATCGAAACCGAGTTTCAGACTCGTCAGTCCTCAGCTGGGCCCAACATTCTGGTTTCCTGATGACTTTTTGCACCGAGCTCAGCGAGCTGGGTTCAACGATGTCACTACTCACCGCTCACCGCTGTCTCTTGCTTTCGAACTCGAACTCGtcccaagaaaaagaaacaccgTCCGTGCCCGCGGAAGCGGCATGTGCCGTGCCAAGCAGCCAAGGGCAAACCCCGCCCTGCTGGAACATTGGTGGAAGCTTTCTTCACTTTCTGCCGAACCACCCGAGATTTCAAAGCACCGGGGCCGGGATTCGACCTCTGCGCGGCCTGCGCCTTGATCATTGCCTTATCTCCGTCTTATAACCCCCCGAGACCATCGGCAGGCAATGCACTCACCGTCCGAACCCCGTTCGATGTGGGCGCCTTGGCCCCCGATGGCACCGTTGCCCCCGTCTCGCGATGCCGAGCATTTGTTACTGCCCATTGGCAATCCACATCCCGTTCGTTGAGATCGATCTTCATGTTTCCAGAACAGTCACCATGTACGTAACATCGACACTCTTCTCGATGACTCTAACGTTTGTTGACCAAGGAAGACGATGACCTTTTCGTATACCCGCTCAGGTGCCCCATTTTTGAGATTGGCACAGCTCCAGCGCACACTTCCCAGACAACTCTACGCATTGTGACTAAGTGGTTCCATCCTTGGAGAGCTTGCGTTGCAGTGTCCACTCGTGTCAAGGCATCAAAACCAACACCGGGATCAGGCCGTCACCAACTTCGTGATTCAGGAACAGAGTGGAGATGTGAGCATCcacactcctccaccatcgcgGTGATGGGTTGGCCGCCctgccgatgccgatggcCGAAGCTGACTGAGAGGAAATgggtgaaaagaaaaagtcaaTTAAATAGCCATGGGGGCCTCGTTTCTTGGCTCCGATTCTCTCTTGGTCCTCCATCCCATCGTACCGGTccctctcaaccccttcGCCGGCAAGCCATCATGGAGACGGCACCAGCTTCCAACCCCGACCCCACGGGAGTCGTCCACGAATGGAAACTCAAGCACAAGGTCGAGGCCATCCGTGAACGCGACAGCCGCTCTGGCCTTCCCCTGAGAGAGCTTGGTGTCACTTGGAAAGATCTCACCGTCAGCGCCATTTCCTCCGACGCCGCCATCCACGAGAACGTTATCT from Podospora pseudoanserina strain CBS 124.78 chromosome 6, whole genome shotgun sequence carries:
- a CDS encoding hypothetical protein (EggNog:ENOG503P5TF), whose amino-acid sequence is MKLRHLGLVCACVRLISGHRLEKPAPLPLATRIVTQFPNPTWIENIAVWSNGDLLITELLPKPILYTIVNPASSAPQVRLLRDFSAKEPPVEGLTGIAETLHDVFVFVGGSTTNLSFHAWSVNFTSAAHNPSTTTDPIIKKIAELKDVKLPNGVATLPGSPSSVLIADSLAGLAWRLDILTGKSIVAAQTLEMGAPSNETDPRKRVGINGIKVHGGFLYFSNSNSRSVYRVKIRKDGTRDPSAHAQLVGRLPENVSFLDDFAVTSHGGKGATVFGTTSSDNRLWAFVQGKSPVVVAGELDKLTLAGSTAASFGRGKRDRDILYVVTSGGVAKPLNGSLTEGGKVAAVDLRTFCPSIMIG
- the MUP1 gene encoding methionine permease (EggNog:ENOG503NVPN; COG:E), which translates into the protein MSKFTGSAPEGDSHDFKEPGTLANSEGGSEVGQLQRASEAKRQIGIVSAVFLIVNRVIGTGIFATPGSILKLSGSVGLSLFIWVAGMLIALAGTAVYLEFGTAIPKNGGEKNYLEYVFRKPKFLTTGLYTGYVVLLGWASGNSVVFGEYILHAAGVEVDRWNQRGIGLACITTAFLIHATSVKWGIRLQNLLGTIKVIIILIIVVAGWVALAGHVKLPEDEKPHNFRDAFEGTTGSAYGVVTALYNVIWSYIGYSNANYALSETKNPVRTLKIAAPLAIGVISVLYMFVNIAYFAAVPKDEILAAQRLVAASLFRNVFGGTAERALSVFVALSAFGNVLSVIFSQGRLVQELGREGILPYSRFWASNRPFNAPTAGLFEHWAVSVIIMLAPPPGDAYNFILNLISYPLAIINTFVALGLIYLYLNRKAWNWNPPISATLPVVIFFFLSNIYLVIAPFVPPEDGQNIYDELPYWLHCVVGFGIIIAGGVYWVIWAKILPKIGGYELDRVTLYDEIDGWERSVFVKRPIDKTQ
- a CDS encoding hypothetical protein (COG:I; EggNog:ENOG503P1H8), which translates into the protein MHPKPRHRVLDVILQINPLVLATGRTKYQVVFQEFSQKFAQRLWLPVYGALQIRIMQTLSLKRAAAVAAHPSSLKLNKRLARISILILSFTLSVALFAWTKQHDRHAQRSWLSGLLHRAKYGGERETPFYPHDTTTSFSPVSFPADQIENLSTKDMCASFPHYLIREHIQPVLKMGHGENRDMINAQLNSVSACFHPDELLIFSDLPETLPNGHQAVDILHNLPQRYRMINDTPEAQPEPDFAAYEAMHDLFRAGNLTAENNPTMKNKRTGWRLDKYKFLAQVERAWTERKNKDWYFFYESDTFVSWDNVFRFLSTLDPNKALYMGSPSPGRRDPKTDEETWFANGGPGYVLSRGAMRVLFEKRPSSRETGVWTEEPFLLKYINVVRTDPCGDAILGWVLWLVGIRLSGFFPSFNTYALHSLPYTQRLWCQSFLTMHKLSPKEMVRLWRWEYGNRKLGRPLMYADLFESFFLPEIEEADSRNNWDNTNWDRLARGSDVYVDSVEECREACEKKTSCLQYHWNGKQARKCVLMPFLTLGRAKDPETVVKKEGGEERFVYTSGWIKPRIKSWAKEHPCAIPDWLSPSTERHY
- a CDS encoding hypothetical protein (EggNog:ENOG503NYQV; COG:K), translating into MGRKRACDACHKRKIQCEPAHPSCDWCKHHDLECTFDREIRPRKRGVSKKPSSTRLNNRPTPHAPEETLTHKLQPLEALLMDPLTAPAPLSSSTNTFSPCRDPEGLPPPSPVSGSRPCFGKLHFAGYHLGEISSYNGVPHFSTTGREWIRSRAGQAPVFPAVWDDDEVDRGAPQLGKEDVLPPIKEPPSLPDRAVTDRYLAFFGTSHFRLVFPVLDTVLFEETIDTAYGLGSPGPHELLVAKTCVFAFLCMVTLFVGSESPVVPPIEGDVMAAKAQHLLPAALRRDFTLTSLQTMIMLTMYQLFAGRVQSSLICLSLACRIMFMLGAHTIANPWSSSSPASRAPKLLRKLFWLTYNFDKELSLRTGQPPCIPDEHCDLSLPPNYALTQYLDRYMQVDHDDETMIPSLPGDLRLTLIKSKTCQLLYSAEALRKTDAELLRNIRELDDELEKWRLSVPLKHRPALSISRHVGVNKALSEAHDSVRTIVINFEYHYLVATIHRATGRCRAWGAHGEVVPGEEMKGVSSSLALSVEASRSTLLYLRSVLPVLMAPEVFCMMLFYPMSAVLNIFCSVLLNPLEPQAEADVALLDSAPEMIRNMRIKQVAKNEMLQLKLVEEFITELSRLSRCAIVEAARRHGVMDIDGGG